The genomic stretch CGTCATATCGCGAGTATCCAAGTGAGTTAACGTTGCCTAATCGcgttaattttctcttttctcgatcctgttgtaaaataaaaatactttgagTTTGGTATGGTTACCCTCTTTGGctgatttatacaatttatacaatGAGTTGGTATTGGTTACTCAATTGagagatttttcatttttctacaaaatttgttttgtgtTATgtgtaacattattataattattgagcattgtatatataaaataaatctgtgtATCTCTCTCACAGCatataattttggaaatagtaatattttttttttttaatttgactaTCGCATGTGTGAATATGTAGtaaatgagattttatttaaatacaattaggtctataatatttttttcgtttccttattgtgtatatttgttatatagttatatatttttattatttgcatattaatatacagtttacaaaatgtattgTTTTAAAAGGATGGTATATCAaaacattcaaatatattttaatgatatttgtaGGAAAAAATGTCAGGTGAATACAGTCGaagtgttttaaaaatagttgTTGCCCAGATCTGTCAGATGATAGGGTGGCATTCCATTAATTCTACGCCGTTAGAATTTATGGTAGATCTTATGCAAGAGTATATGTTACGTATCTCAAAGCTGACACATCAATATGCAGAAGTTTGTGAGTAgtgattatatcaattttggcaattattgctttttttatttctttatacagtttagcaaataaaaataataaacaagatttatattttagatgatattttttacattcttaagattttgttaatattaaatattttaaataagttattcttttatatttgttatagctagtaattaatgttttaattaatgtttatatacaatatgtacatagatattttgtatttatgatatttttactttgcaGTGGGAAGGACAGAGCCAAATCTTGATGATTTAGGACTAACATTTCAGCATATGAATATTGATATACAAGAATTAGCCGAGTATGTTAAAAATGTAGATTCTGTTCCATGTTCTGTACAGATACCAAAATATCCAGTTCGGCgtgaaaatcatttaaattttttaaaaccggGCAGTCGTGAAGTTGTCACTAGATCGGTGCATATACATGAACATTTACCAGCTATGTATCCAGATACCGAAGGTacgatgataaattatatattccataATGTGCAATAttcttcataataaaataattactttaatttatatttatatttatattgataatataatatataataaaattacagagGAATATGTACCAGATAAGAATGAAAGTTTAATGAATGGTACGGCAGATCTGACATCTAGCAGTGCGACATCATCAAGCAATTCGAATAACACATCACCTCATAGAATGTCACCGCAAGTAGTTTTCAAACGACCCGGCGATCCGATATCTTTCGAAAGTTCCATACCGAAGCGGACAAAAATTTTGGAGGAAGGTAGACCATTACGTGAAATAAGCAGCGTTATGATGACCACTTCCGGTTTTTTATCACCTGCGCGAGAAGGAAAATTACCTGAGGCAAGAACGCCGCATCAAGTGCGATCGGATTCGCCACAACCGAGTTCTTATCCGATGGTACCACCTGAATTGAAATGCGAAAAGAAACCGAAGAAGATTGTAAAGAAAGGGCCAGAGAATCGTAAGCTCGACAAAGAAAACAAGAAGAAGAAAGGCgcgaaagaattatttaagccGGATAAGATGGATGaaagtaagataaaaaaattggtcGGGATGAAGGAATTGGCCAAATTAAAGCCATTAAAGCCAGGTGGTGGTAAAGCACAATCTACTATGCTACAAGAACTTACGGCCAGTAGACCGTCCACACCGAAAATTGCGTCACCAAAGTTAGCCGTTGGTAGTTCGAAACCATCGAAAGTTGCGCAGCCGAAACTAAAGAGCGAGAAGACGATAGATTTGATAGATGATTCTCCTACTGttgaaaagaaagaggatACCATTGATAAATTACCGTCGGAACCGGataaacagaaattaaatatatttaagaagatATCGAAACCGCgtgaagaaaaagataaggaCAAAGAGATATCGGAACTGCATAAGTATAAAGATACTCTTGATTCGCGCGAGAACTCGCCAGAGTTAATAATAGATGTTGACAATATGGAAAAGCATATGCATCGTAACGATGTGGATGCGAAAGGAGGACGTGAAGAGAAAAGAACACCGCATACGCCGGATGTGCATGTGCAATCGGACGTTGATTTAGCAGATGTACAGAGTTCGGAGTCAGACGTTTATATATTCGACGATGCCGACATCTCACCGCCAGGTACGCCTAGCACGCCGAAAACTCCGGAATTGAATGTACCCACTGTACCAGAGCAAAagcgaaagaagaaagagaaaagtggCAAAAAGAAAGAACCTAAATTGAAGAGTCCAAAACAATGTGTCAGCCCAAAGAAGGTAGGATATATCATCATTATGTACTTAAGTATTATACATGCGcgtatatacaatatcaaaaatttacttaCTACAAACATGCATACTTATAGCTTCTTTAATTAACatgaaatcaattttgtctctagcaataattttttcattgtgtaccatactttttttctcacacGCTTCGAAGTTTTACTGTATGCTGGTGATCGCTATTTTTCAGACAAAGCTTCTGAATGATGCAGCAGAATTGGACATACCAGATCGACCAAAAACACCGCAGGCACCTGAGCCACCGTTACACAGAGAGCCACCTACTCTTCCGCCTACACTTCCGTTCCCCTTTTTCCCTACGTTTCCTTCGGCACCTGGTTTAATACCTCATCCAATGTTCACGCGATTTCCACTACCGTTGGGACGAGGTGGACCAGGTCCTCATCCTGCAATGCCCAATTTACCACTACCACCGCGCTTTCTCAATCCATCTATAAAGCCTGAGGACTTTGCATTGCCAAAAATTAAGCCGGTAGAACGTGAAAAGTTACTAATTCCCTCACCAGTCGAGTTAACATCTTCATCGATTCAAGGCGAAAATGAAAAAGCAGACAAAGAGAAGGTGGATAATAAACTTACGAAAATGTTTAAGCCAAATAAAGAATTGTCTTTCATGAAAGTACCTGAAAAGGTACCGCCTGTAGGCGCTTCACCGCCTATAGTGTCTGCACCTGTCGCACCGATCACGCTTGCTACACCAGTATCAGTTGCGCAAATATTACCatcgaaaaattctaaaacTGAAAAAACAGACAAGAATGATATGGTAAATTCGGTACGAGAACACATTCGAGATACCCAAATGTTTTGGctgtattttatcataaagatatttttggaGAATTGATGTTTGCTAATTGAATTGATTATATGTGCatgataatgtatttttctttacgcCTATCTGTCATACATTATAGTTTTATCCCAGCCAACACTAATTTGGTAGCTTTTgtgtgtttaattatttttatatttatagtattttttatatacaattttcagAAGTCTAaagaacataaaaaagaaaagaaagataaattaaagaaaaagaaggataaaaaagagaaacacaAAGATAAAGGCGAAAAAGTGaaggaaaagaaggaaaaggtTGAGAAACGCGAGAAGCTAGAAAAActtaaagaaaagaaggagaagaaagataaaaagaaggaaaagaatttaaataaaaaaaatatggtacTTTGTTAGCTTTTGAtaaggatataaaataacaatgataatgatattaaatagtaataagcaatttattatgtatgtattacaGAAAGAGGATAAAAATCCAGAAGCTGTtccaaaaataacattaaaattaggTACTGCTTCTCCTAGACCAACTACACCAGATAATACCCCTATGAAGAAAATGTAAgccattattcatatttttgttaacaattttatgtcagagaatttcaatctttattgttaacttttattatctttaagcAAAATTCTCGTCttgtaatattaacatttatttaaatttgttgatACATTTGCTTATCTGCACATCATTTGCTTATTGgaaacaaaaacttttatatcatgaaatttttgtattttttacaattcagCAAAATCctggtaaattttttataatatagttagttttttataatatatatagtttttctgACATAAATACAACCATTGACTACTTGTTTGTTTTGTGCAGAACTATTAAACCACTTGTGAAGAAATCTGATGAAGAGGTCAAGCGGGAACCTAGTCCAGAATTAGCGAAAATATCGGCATTGGTAACACGACCGCCAAAGCAGAAGTCAACAAGTAAGAAAACAGAGGAGGGAATATTAGATGGAAGTCCTGCTCTTCCTACAGACTCTTTCTCTGCTAATCTTACTAGCGTGCCACTTGCATCAATTCCTCGAGCAAAGAAATCTAATTTCCAAAGTCTATCTCAAAGTGAGCCAATACCTTCATCTCAATTTGACAATCCTCCTAAAGTCCTGAAACCTCTAATATCGCCACAACAACCACCGTATTATTTTGTAAGTATCCATTTTGTTACatgatatttacaataatgggaatcatttaaatttgcatcatGATACAAAAGATCTTAAAAtgttaacattataaatagcaATTTATGACAAAGAAATGGTGAATAAGTTGAACAAATTATCTATGTAGGAAAtagtatataaagtttttggAAGTTCGTGCAAATTCCtaatttcaaaacactatTCAGTCTTAAACGAAAATTCTTCTCTCCAACTACTTTAAAATcgcacaaaaaatttatataaatttccgaatttaagtaatatgattataatatgttaggaaaaaatatttttataaataaatcaatcaatagAGAAtacagagaaagagggagaaagagagagagagaaagaaagaaagagagagagtgcgtgcgtgtgcgtgtgcgtgggcgtgtgcgtgtatgtgtgtgcatggCGTGtgttttatgtgtgtgtgtgcgtgcgtggtATGtgaatgcgcgcgcgcgcgcgtgtgtgtgtgtgtatggtgtgtatatatataataatacagacAAATTTTAGTGTTGAAAAGAATAGATCAACATTAAATTTGTAGCAGCAAAATCTTACAAATCAATTCAAGTCATTATGACAAAGCAAATCAATTTAGGgggaatttgtttttaattatattacaattaattatattacattatattttcttgatatttttttctataatgagGAACCCAACCCATCaacattgttttaaatacaaaCCTATCCAAAAAttcctaattattttattttatactatctATGCATTTAGAATCTGTGGTGACGGTATCATgtctcctttttttccttcacGCTTTTGGTATATTGTtatgttgtataaattataaaaatgtagtaCACGTTCtcttttataactatatttagaTTTACTGTGTATTTTACGTtgcaatcattattttaatcaatttctttaacgTTATTGCTCGTAtttccatttctctctctatatcaATCTTGagtcttaaatatttcatcattcttacacaaattgaattttaaatatttgtcttattattccatttttacttttctaccctgtaaaatttataacatataaagagCTTTTCAGAAAagatcttaaataattaatttaaataatataaagttagatatatacaagatattatttattttacatacatattttatgatgctgaatttattttatacaaaaatatatacactcaTGTGCTCTTATATGCAGGTGACCCAAAATTTGGCTTAAAATGGTAtagcagaaaaaataaaagtatttacgattttttattacaagtaGTAGTTTTtgggatataataattaaaacatttttttgctaaaacatttattttttgagatatttgacCGTTCCAGAACTTTTGGCGTTcactatgtatatatgtgtgtataggAAGGGGCAAAAACCATTATATGTCCTTTTAATAGATTCTCCGATCAATTTGGGATCAATTTTTCCTTAGCGAAAATGTCGAGAAACGCTGTCATTTTTGCAAGTTACCCCAGAGAGGCTGTCATTTTTCCAATTACTCCAATGGTTTCcatcatatatctttataaacaaatcttaagtaaaaattatattaaggtAATTATTACTTGAAGggtaattattaagaaagaatatgatatatctctttttaatctcTTGAGTATACACAAAATTTggtttatgaaaattttaacatttcgagaaaaccttttttatttataatttttgtttataattcaaaaattattgatacttTGATTTTTACTAAGAAAGAATTGTTGTAAATTGATCAGAAAACCAATATTAACAGAACATTTAGTGGTTGTTAGAATACATGAATTGTGTACAAAAgctatatacttttaataaaaaaacgataGATTAAAAAGACCGATTTCTGCctcaaaaatgtaatataaattataaatgtaattatattacattttccacattatgttttatacatatataatatgtattataaaagtaatctgttttttttaattgctgaATATAACGATAACATTTGTTTATTCATCTAAATTGATTAGAAAGTgatcaaaatatgtttaaaaaaatatcaaaacaaatcttttttgatgatatcaaatatgattagtaatcattttatttcaattatttaattatttatattataatttattctgataattataatctctttttcgctaagaacattttaaaattaaatatctcaggAATGCTAAATCTAACATAGCAAtatgatgaataaaaatttttaaataatggtCAGTTTTTTTACTGAAAACTTCTTTTTAGATTAGAAgattagattataataaataaatttttacaattataaggatatcttataaaataaaaaaatagtgatcgttcatattattcttttatatggtttcattaagaaaaaaattttataaagattttatttttgacatttgatatcgatatttatatcggataaatatttttaaatactatatttaaCATCGAAAAATTCTcctgaaaaaatttcaatgataaTGAGTGAATTTAGAAATATGCTATATTACctctaataatgaaaaatgtaatataaaaaatagagagagaaaacattttatatgttaaaaattggattattttCAAACCGTTGAAACTcggcaaaaaaattatcgtagacaaaaaattaaaaaagatagtttgaaaattaaagtttcaactttaatgcgctatttgtaatttgaatctttttatctttcttgtcatatgcttttaaaaagaacacattgttttgtttatttaaattagtagTTAGTATCTTTGACAATATGCAGcatgatcaaaatatttctctcgagaaatttaaataaaataaaataaaattttaaataaaataaaattccatgaactataatcatttttttttttaatcaaattacacaattttgaaagtaaacttgtattttttagaaattcttttttagagCATACAACTGAAAagataaaactatttaaaaaaaaagaactatcGATATTATAGTCGATATAACTAACTCGATGTTGTAGTCGAAATTTTAAGCTTCAAAATCATAgacattgaaatataataatataattctatgtcTATGttcaaaatgctttcttaattttttgtctgCGATGATTTTTCGCCGAATATCGACATATTCAGTGATTAacaaagattatatatgtataacttcTGTTCTGCTTTTTAAGTAGAAATGGGCTCTTTTTATCCATTTTCTGCTTTAATCGATTGGTTATATTTTgggatattttaaatgtatataaattttttctgaatGGCACAGCAAATTTTTTGAGTTTGCTATTAATAGAATTGATTATATGCACATATGCAAATGTAAGCATTTCTTCATTTGCAAATaaacatttctcttctttgcaaatataaagtttttcattGAATAAGTAATATTGAATCAGATATGCATTTTAAGGATAAGAAAGCATTGGTCCTCGTCatgttatcatatttattacattaatatattttaaactacaTGATGCTCATACACaacatatagtatatatattatacttgtctcttcttattattacaaatttaaacagttaataaatgataaaataacaatcaatattttaatgaatttaacaaataaatatttacttgtaCAAGAAGAATGCAGAGTTTTTAGagatattactataaatatatgtatattgtgatatcatatatatcaaatatatcattttacctctaatataaagataatgtaTGTGTAACTAAATTGTtatcacataaattttatgccaCTTATTTGATACatcaataatatacatgtgtatgtgtgtgcgtgtgtgtgcgcgcgcgagtgtatatatatatatatatatatatatatatatatatatatatatatatatatatatatatatatcgcacgcgcgcgtacacacacgcgcgcgcgcacacacacacacacacatccacACAAGCTTCCACGTTTTTTTGCagcattaataatatgtaatataataattaataatatggtgTTAatgatatctataatttaataattaataacatataatttcttcttaatatatttttatatgccacaaaaagaaaataatttttttataatatatctgagttatgttaattaataatatatgcccaagcttttcattaatttcttttctctatttaGCAAGTTTGTAGTTGCATTAGTGCATATGTATTCTATACAAATGTTTAtaagatacaattttttaaatttatgtgctATCTCTGAATTTGGTGTTTACctattaattagtaatattagagcatgcattttttataaagtagaTATGTAactaatatcatttttaggtgttttttaattctaaattttattatgagaatttgGTCaagatataacaataaaaaattttttactcatttatttctttatttaataaaaaatatatatatatgtacgattTACTGATAGAtagtttacattaataaacgtatatttattttaacaaaaacagcaaaaagtataaaattagttgCATGAGATTTGcacgttataaaaatatttagcatcAAAGATCCGTTAGGAATATAACTGACGGTTTTAACGGTACAGAGGTGAAAGCAGACCCAGTTACTAAAAAGGATGATGCTAAAGAAGACAAAGAAAATGGCAGGAACATGTTACCTACAACACCAGCCACTACTGTGGTGAGTACGCTTTATACCCCTTTCAAAGAATGTTGCAAGGCATTTTCTGTTCGCCGAAGCTATgaataattagtttttatactttataatacgCTTATGTTGTACTATGATGTATACATCATATAACatgaagcaaaaaaaaatatatgtataaatattgaaatatctcgtctcgttaattattttgaataggatttacataaaaagctagaatatgatttaaagaatatatgcgtatcaaatattaaaaaagaagagacaaGTTCATCTCTGACACATGCCATTGTAAATCATTTCATCAAAATACATTAGTcccatatattatttaagactcaagaaattttgaaataatgcgAAAACGTATTTTCAAATACTACATAACATCTCAttgttatattgaaaatatttctttttgatg from Cataglyphis hispanica isolate Lineage 1 chromosome 11, ULB_Chis1_1.0, whole genome shotgun sequence encodes the following:
- the LOC126852975 gene encoding transcription initiation factor TFIID subunit 3-like isoform X4: MSGEYSRSVLKIVVAQICQMIGWHSINSTPLEFMVDLMQEYMLRISKLTHQYAEVLGRTEPNLDDLGLTFQHMNIDIQELAEYVKNVDSVPCSVQIPKYPVRRENHLNFLKPGSREVVTRSVHIHEHLPAMYPDTEEEYVPDKNESLMNGTADLTSSSATSSSNSNNTSPHRMSPQVVFKRPGDPISFESSIPKRTKILEEGRPLREISSVMMTTSGFLSPAREGKLPEARTPHQVRSDSPQPSSYPMVPPELKCEKKPKKIVKKGPENRKLDKENKKKKGAKELFKPDKMDESKIKKLVGMKELAKLKPLKPGGGKAQSTMLQELTASRPSTPKIASPKLAVGSSKPSKVAQPKLKSEKTIDLIDDSPTVEKKEDTIDKLPSEPDKQKLNIFKKISKPREEKDKDKEISELHKYKDTLDSRENSPELIIDVDNMEKHMHRNDVDAKGGREEKRTPHTPDVHVQSDVDLADVQSSESDVYIFDDADISPPGTPSTPKTPELNVPTVPEQKRKKKEKSGKKKEPKLKSPKQCVSPKKTKLLNDAAELDIPDRPKTPQAPEPPLHREPPTLPPTLPFPFFPTFPSAPGLIPHPMFTRFPLPLGRGGPGPHPAMPNLPLPPRFLNPSIKPEDFALPKIKPVEREKLLIPSPVELTSSSIQGENEKADKEKVDNKLTKMFKPNKELSFMKVPEKVPPVGASPPIVSAPVAPITLATPVSVAQILPSKNSKTEKTDKNDMVNSKSKEHKKEKKDKLKKKKDKKEKHKDKGEKVKEKKEKVEKREKLEKLKEKKEKKDKKKEKNLNKKNMKEDKNPEAVPKITLKLGTASPRPTTPDNTPMKKITIKPLVKKSDEEVKREPSPELAKISALVTRPPKQKSTKVKADPVTKKDDAKEDKENGRNMLPTTPATTVDRGGRQVWICPACGNQDDGSPMIGCDDCDAWYHWVCVGMQVPPADDEDWYCRFCIAKKQELLHDKKKKKRKKKVKVTA
- the LOC126852975 gene encoding transcription initiation factor TFIID subunit 3-like isoform X2 gives rise to the protein MSGEYSRSVLKIVVAQICQMIGWHSINSTPLEFMVDLMQEYMLRISKLTHQYAEVLGRTEPNLDDLGLTFQHMNIDIQELAEYVKNVDSVPCSVQIPKYPVRRENHLNFLKPGSREVVTRSVHIHEHLPAMYPDTEEEYVPDKNESLMNGTADLTSSSATSSSNSNNTSPHRMSPQVVFKRPGDPISFESSIPKRTKILEEGRPLREISSVMMTTSGFLSPAREGKLPEARTPHQVRSDSPQPSSYPMVPPELKCEKKPKKIVKKGPENRKLDKENKKKKGAKELFKPDKMDESKIKKLVGMKELAKLKPLKPGGGKAQSTMLQELTASRPSTPKIASPKLAVGSSKPSKVAQPKLKSEKTIDLIDDSPTVEKKEDTIDKLPSEPDKQKLNIFKKISKPREEKDKDKEISELHKYKDTLDSRENSPELIIDVDNMEKHMHRNDVDAKGGREEKRTPHTPDVHVQSDVDLADVQSSESDVYIFDDADISPPGTPSTPKTPELNVPTVPEQKRKKKEKSGKKKEPKLKSPKQCVSPKKTKLLNDAAELDIPDRPKTPQAPEPPLHREPPTLPPTLPFPFFPTFPSAPGLIPHPMFTRFPLPLGRGGPGPHPAMPNLPLPPRFLNPSIKPEDFALPKIKPVEREKLLIPSPVELTSSSIQGENEKADKEKVDNKLTKMFKPNKELSFMKVPEKVPPVGASPPIVSAPVAPITLATPVSVAQILPSKNSKTEKTDKNDMVNSKSKEHKKEKKDKLKKKKDKKEKHKDKGEKVKEKKEKVEKREKLEKLKEKKEKKDKKKEKNLNKKNMKEDKNPEAVPKITLKLGTASPRPTTPDNTPMKKITIKPLVKKSDEEVKREPSPELAKISALVTRPPKQKSTSKKTEEGILDGSPALPTDSFSANLTSVPLASIPRAKKSNFQSLSQSEPIPSSQFDNPPKVLKPLISPQQPPYYFDRGGRQVWICPACGNQDDGSPMIGCDDCDAWYHWVCVGMQVPPADDEDWYCRFCIAKKQELLHDKKKKKRKKKVKVTA
- the LOC126852975 gene encoding transcription initiation factor TFIID subunit 3-like isoform X1, coding for MSGEYSRSVLKIVVAQICQMIGWHSINSTPLEFMVDLMQEYMLRISKLTHQYAEVLGRTEPNLDDLGLTFQHMNIDIQELAEYVKNVDSVPCSVQIPKYPVRRENHLNFLKPGSREVVTRSVHIHEHLPAMYPDTEEEYVPDKNESLMNGTADLTSSSATSSSNSNNTSPHRMSPQVVFKRPGDPISFESSIPKRTKILEEGRPLREISSVMMTTSGFLSPAREGKLPEARTPHQVRSDSPQPSSYPMVPPELKCEKKPKKIVKKGPENRKLDKENKKKKGAKELFKPDKMDESKIKKLVGMKELAKLKPLKPGGGKAQSTMLQELTASRPSTPKIASPKLAVGSSKPSKVAQPKLKSEKTIDLIDDSPTVEKKEDTIDKLPSEPDKQKLNIFKKISKPREEKDKDKEISELHKYKDTLDSRENSPELIIDVDNMEKHMHRNDVDAKGGREEKRTPHTPDVHVQSDVDLADVQSSESDVYIFDDADISPPGTPSTPKTPELNVPTVPEQKRKKKEKSGKKKEPKLKSPKQCVSPKKTKLLNDAAELDIPDRPKTPQAPEPPLHREPPTLPPTLPFPFFPTFPSAPGLIPHPMFTRFPLPLGRGGPGPHPAMPNLPLPPRFLNPSIKPEDFALPKIKPVEREKLLIPSPVELTSSSIQGENEKADKEKVDNKLTKMFKPNKELSFMKVPEKVPPVGASPPIVSAPVAPITLATPVSVAQILPSKNSKTEKTDKNDMVNSKSKEHKKEKKDKLKKKKDKKEKHKDKGEKVKEKKEKVEKREKLEKLKEKKEKKDKKKEKNLNKKNMKEDKNPEAVPKITLKLGTASPRPTTPDNTPMKKITIKPLVKKSDEEVKREPSPELAKISALVTRPPKQKSTSKKTEEGILDGSPALPTDSFSANLTSVPLASIPRAKKSNFQSLSQKVKADPVTKKDDAKEDKENGRNMLPTTPATTVDRGGRQVWICPACGNQDDGSPMIGCDDCDAWYHWVCVGMQVPPADDEDWYCRFCIAKKQELLHDKKKKKRKKKVKVTA
- the LOC126852975 gene encoding transcription initiation factor TFIID subunit 3-like isoform X5, coding for MSGEYSRSVLKIVVAQICQMIGWHSINSTPLEFMVDLMQEYMLRISKLTHQYAEVLGRTEPNLDDLGLTFQHMNIDIQELAEYVKNVDSVPCSVQIPKYPVRRENHLNFLKPGSREVVTRSVHIHEHLPAMYPDTEEEYVPDKNESLMNGTADLTSSSATSSSNSNNTSPHRMSPQVVFKRPGDPISFESSIPKRTKILEEGRPLREISSVMMTTSGFLSPAREGKLPEARTPHQVRSDSPQPSSYPMVPPELKCEKKPKKIVKKGPENRKLDKENKKKKGAKELFKPDKMDESKIKKLVGMKELAKLKPLKPGGGKAQSTMLQELTASRPSTPKIASPKLAVGSSKPSKVAQPKLKSEKTIDLIDDSPTVEKKEDTIDKLPSEPDKQKLNIFKKISKPREEKDKDKEISELHKYKDTLDSRENSPELIIDVDNMEKHMHRNDVDAKGGREEKRTPHTPDVHVQSDVDLADVQSSESDVYIFDDADISPPGTPSTPKTPELNVPTVPEQKRKKKEKSGKKKEPKLKSPKQCVSPKKTKLLNDAAELDIPDRPKTPQAPEPPLHREPPTLPPTLPFPFFPTFPSAPGLIPHPMFTRFPLPLGRGGPGPHPAMPNLPLPPRFLNPSIKPEDFALPKIKPVEREKLLIPSPVELTSSSIQGENEKADKEKVDNKLTKMFKPNKELSFMKVPEKVPPVGASPPIVSAPVAPITLATPVSVAQILPSKNSKTEKTDKNDMVNSKSKEHKKEKKDKLKKKKDKKEKHKDKGEKVKEKKEKVEKREKLEKLKEKKEKKDKKKEKNLNKKNMKEDKNPEAVPKITLKLGTASPRPTTPDNTPMKKITIKPLVKKSDEEVKREPSPELAKISALVTRPPKQKSTSKKTEEGILDGSPALPTDSFSANLTSVPLASIPRAKKSNFQSLSQKVKADPVTKKDDAKEDKENGRNMLPTTPATTVMSVTGSRRSSSMDMSRMRQSG
- the LOC126852975 gene encoding transcription initiation factor TFIID subunit 3-like isoform X7, with the protein product MSGEYSRSVLKIVVAQICQMIGWHSINSTPLEFMVDLMQEYMLRISKLTHQYAEVLGRTEPNLDDLGLTFQHMNIDIQELAEYVKNVDSVPCSVQIPKYPVRRENHLNFLKPGSREVVTRSVHIHEHLPAMYPDTEEEYVPDKNESLMNGTADLTSSSATSSSNSNNTSPHRMSPQVVFKRPGDPISFESSIPKRTKILEEGRPLREISSVMMTTSGFLSPAREGKLPEARTPHQVRSDSPQPSSYPMVPPELKCEKKPKKIVKKGPENRKLDKENKKKKGAKELFKPDKMDESKIKKLVGMKELAKLKPLKPGGGKAQSTMLQELTASRPSTPKIASPKLAVGSSKPSKVAQPKLKSEKTIDLIDDSPTVEKKEDTIDKLPSEPDKQKLNIFKKISKPREEKDKDKEISELHKYKDTLDSRENSPELIIDVDNMEKHMHRNDVDAKGGREEKRTPHTPDVHVQSDVDLADVQSSESDVYIFDDADISPPGTPSTPKTPELNVPTVPEQKRKKKEKSGKKKEPKLKSPKQCVSPKKTKLLNDAAELDIPDRPKTPQAPEPPLHREPPTLPPTLPFPFFPTFPSAPGLIPHPMFTRFPLPLGRGGPGPHPAMPNLPLPPRFLNPSIKPEDFALPKIKPVEREKLLIPSPVELTSSSIQGENEKADKEKVDNKLTKMFKPNKELSFMKVPEKVPPVGASPPIVSAPVAPITLATPVSVAQILPSKNSKTEKTDKNDMVNSKSKEHKKEKKDKLKKKKDKKEKHKDKGEKVKEKKEKVEKREKLEKLKEKKEKKDKKKEKNLNKKNMKEDKNPEAVPKITLKLGTASPRPTTPDNTPMKKITIKPLVKKSDEEVKREPSPELAKISALVTRPPKQKSTKVKADPVTKKDDAKEDKENGRNMLPTTPATTVMSVTGSRRSSSMDMSRMRQSG